From the genome of Gymnogyps californianus isolate 813 chromosome 17, ASM1813914v2, whole genome shotgun sequence, one region includes:
- the SLCO4A1 gene encoding LOW QUALITY PROTEIN: solute carrier organic anion transporter family member 4A1 (The sequence of the model RefSeq protein was modified relative to this genomic sequence to represent the inferred CDS: inserted 1 base in 1 codon) gives MAMPQNSTAENGFCFAQTLDFSRPSPPPGKAGRTFDVPSGREACGSPLSNGTVSSSAPSPADSCAEPLCSTTPGEEGTQFGEGIKYVSAEGEELACGWXGFTPGCLQPFNTSKGVLFFLCVASFLQGMTVNGFINTVITSIERRFDLRSYQSGLIASSYDIAACVCLTFVSYFGGNGHKPRWLGWGVLVMGLGSLLFALPHFTTGRYEAYSAVEVGVCGGNQSLPCAQAASSLSSYRFVFMLGQFLHGMGATPLYTLGVTYLDENVKTNYSPVYIAVFYTAAILGPAAGYLVGGMFLNIYTEIGREIDIAPENTLWVGAWWIGFLGAGAASLLISIPILGYPQRLPGSQRYIVMRVSEAHQLKDGSHKKASDPDFGKTVKDLPRSVLLLLKNPTFIFLCLAGATEATLIAGMSTFGPKFLESQFSLSASEAATFFGYLVVPAGGGGTFLGGFLVNKFKLRCSGIIKLCLLCTVSSLLAIFIFFIHCPNMPMAGVTQMYDRSALPGGHLNLTAACNAECGCLQETYSPVCGSDDIMYYSPCHAGCKKVSENLRNGKKVYHECSCIEKTLLPGPGDAEAGKCTSSCAKRPLLLFFMFVVILFTFLSSIPALTATLRCVSDRQRSFALGIQWIVVRTLGGIPGPIAFGSMIDKSCLLWQDQCGEQGSCYVYQNSAMSRYTLIAGLVYKVLGTTFFVVACLLYKPPPPESAPGSSDASENGNCDLQEHKPSLPAEKDI, from the exons ATGGCAATGCCCCAGAATTCGACtgcagaaaatggcttttgttttgctcagaCACTCGACTTCTCCCGCCCGTCCCCTCCTCCCGGCAAGGCCGGCCGGACCTTTGACGTCCCGAGCGGGCGGGAGGCGTGCGGCAGCCCACTGAGCAATGGCACGGTGTCCTCcagtgctcccagccctgccgaTTCATGTGCCGAGCCCCTCTGCTCCACCACCCCGGGAGAGGAGGGGACCCAGTTCGGCGAAGGGATTAAATACGTGTCGGCCGAAGGGGAGGAACTCGCGTGCGGCT GGGGGTTCACCCCCGGGTGCTTACAGCCCTTTAACACGTCCAAGGGCGTCTTGTTCTTCCTCTGCGTGGCCTCCTTCCTGCAAGGCATGACGGTGAACGGCTTCATCAACACGGTCATCACCTCCATCGAGCGACGCTTCGACCTCCGCAGCTACCAGAGCGGGCTGATCGCCAGCTCCTACGACATCGCGGCGTGCGTCTGCTTGACCTTCGTCAGCTATTTTGGGGGGAACGGCCACAAACCGCGATGGCTGGGTTGGGGCGTGCTGGTCATGGGCTTGGGCTCCCTGCTCTTCGCCTTGCCCCACTTCACCACAGGACGGTACGAGGCATACTCGGCGGTGGAGGTGGGCGTCTGCGGGGGGAACCAGAGCCTGCCCTGcgcccaggctgcctccagcctctccagctACAGGTTTGTCTTCATGCTGGGGCAGTTCCTGCACGGGATGGGAGCCACGCCGCTCTACACGCTTGGCGTCACCTACTTAGATGAAAACGTCAAGACTAACTACTCCCCTGTGTACATTG ctgttttctacACTGCTGCAATCCTTGGGCCTGCAGCGGGTTATCTGGTAGGAGGaatgtttctaaatatttatactgaaattGGCAGAGA GATCGACATCGCCCCGGAGAACACGCTGTGGGTGGGAGCATGGTGGATCGGCTTCCTCGGGGCCGGAGCAGCCTCCCTCCtcatctccatccccatcctggGGTACCCCCAGCGCCTCCCAG GATCCCAGCGGTATATCGTTATGAGGGTGTCAGAGGCTCATCAGCTAAAGGATGGGAGCCACAAAAAAGCATCGGATCCGGACTTCGGGAAAACAGTTAAAGATCTGCCTCG ATCAGtactgctgcttctgaagaACCCCaccttcatcttcctctgcttAGCGGGAGCGACCGAAGCCACCCTCATTGCTGGGATGTCCACGTTTGGACCCAAGTTCTTGGAGTCTCAGTTTAGTTTAAGTGCCTCTGAAGCTGCTACCTTTTTTG GTTATCTGGTTGTGCCAGCCGGAGGGGGAGGCACATTCCTGGGAGGATTCCTTGTGAATAAATTTAAACTCCGCTGTTCAGGAATCATCAAATTGTGTTTACTTTGCACAGTGTCAAGTCTGCTGgctatattcattttttttattcactgcCCTAACATGCCGAtggcaggagtaacccagatGTACGACAGAAG tgCTTTGCCTGGTGGCCACCTAAACCTGACAGCAGCCTGCAACGCCGAGTGTGGCTGTCTGCAGGAGACCTACAGCCCTGTCTGCGGGAGCGATGACATTATGTATTACTCTCCCTGCCACGCCGGGTGCAAAAAAGTCTCCGAAAACCTCAGGAATGGCAAGAAG GTCTATCACGAGTGTAGCTGCATTGAGAAAACCCTCCTGCCCGGCCCTGGTGACGCAGAGGCAGGGAAATGCACGTCCTCTTGTGCGAAAAGGCCCCTGCTCCTGTTCTTCATGTTCGTGGTGATCCTCTTCACCTTCCTGAGCAGTATTCCTGCCCTGACCGCCACTCTGCG GTGTGTCTCCGACAGGCAAAGGTCATTCGCGCTCGGGATCCAGTGGATTGTAGTACGAACACTAG GAGGCATCCCTGGCCCCATCGCCTTTGGGTCCATGATTGATAAATCCTGCCTGCTCTGGCAGGACCAGTGCGGCGAGCAAGGTTCTTGCTACGTTTACCAGAACTCAGCCATGAGCCGATACACCCTCATCGCTGGACTGGTCTACAAG GTGCTTGGGACAACCTTCTTTGTTGTCGCCTGTTTACTCTACAAACCCCCGCCACCAGAGTCGGCCCCGGGCAGCTCGGATGCATCTGAAAATGGCAACTGTGACCTCCAGGAACACAAACCTTCGCTGCCGGCTGAAAAGGATATATAG